The genomic segment GGCCAGTGAAGGGCAAAACCCTCGGGCAGCACCTCGATGTCGGCGAGATCCTCGGCCGAGGCGTCCACGAGCCCCTGGCCCCAGTGGGCGGGAAAGGCATAGAGGCGCCCATCCGTCAGCTCGATCTCGATGCGCGAGGCCACAGGGTCGAAGCGGGCGGTGCGGGCTGCGGGCGTCTCCAATGGGTAACGCAGCGATCCGCTGCTGCTCGTCAGGGCGGCGCTTGGCGTCGCGGCCTGGGCTTGCTTTTCAGTCATGGATGGCCTCCCAGGCCCGCAGGGCCTCGTCTTGTCGCCGTCCCAGGATTTTCAAGGCCTGCCGGGCCCAATGGTCCGGCATCCGTGCGTTCCGCAGCACCCTCGGCTGGGTGCTGGTGCCTCCGAGCATCAGCACGACCGCAAATCCATCCTTCACGACGTGGACGTGGGGCGGCCCATGGTCGTTCGGGAAGACGAAGAAGCGGAACCCCTGCTCCCTGAATATCTCTGGCATGGACCACCTTAATCTAATCGCTTGGGTTTTGCAAGACCTCCCCTTTCATATCGTGCCAGAAGAGCCAGGGATGACTATCTGATGGACGTTTCAGGCGTTTTGAATGACGTACGGCCCGTGAACATGCGGGAGGCCGGCGGCTTGCTGCCTACTTGGCGCCGGCGCGGGCGTACAGGGCCATCGCGCCCGCCGCCGCGAGGCCCGCCACCATCAGGTAGATGCCACCTGGCCAGGCGGTGCCACCGTTGTTGCCCAAGTGAAAGAACAGGTCCGCAACCATCGTCGCCGCCCCTCCACCGACGAAACCGCCGACCCCCACGCCGGCGGTCTTCGCGATGCGACCGGCCGTCCAGTCCGGCCGAGGTGCCTGCACGGCGGCCAGCTGCGGCTTTGTGACCACCGGAGCCGGGGGCGCGGAGGCGGGGGAGGCAGCCTGAGGGCGGCTCAGCGGGGCGAGCAGGCGAACGGGGGAGAGCGGCGCGAGCGGCATGGGGGGCTACCTCAGCATTA from the Candidatus Sericytochromatia bacterium genome contains:
- a CDS encoding DUF2442 domain-containing protein, whose translation is MTEKQAQAATPSAALTSSSGSLRYPLETPAARTARFDPVASRIEIELTDGRLYAFPAHWGQGLVDASAEDLADIEVLPEGFALHWPRLNASLAVAPLLEGHYGSRSWTAQLMGQVGGRARSEAKAAAARLNGRKGGRPRKASPQDSPEG
- a CDS encoding DUF4160 domain-containing protein, which translates into the protein MPEIFREQGFRFFVFPNDHGPPHVHVVKDGFAVVLMLGGTSTQPRVLRNARMPDHWARQALKILGRRQDEALRAWEAIHD